CATTGTCATGAGATAGTCATGAATACTAATCATTCCAGTTCCATGTCTCTAGTTTTTAGGGAGTTTTAATGAAGATAAGAGTTCTATTGTTAAAAAATTTTGAATAGTATCctaaagctacagtcaccaaactttctcacatGACAAATTATCACCTATTTTTACTAACTGATAGGCTCACGTGTTCATCGTTTTCCCACTGACAAGCGCTCTACCAGTATTTGCTTCTGACAGAACGCAGAAGGAGCAGCGCCGGTCTTGGAAGAGTTGttcaaaagagacaaaaaagatgaagattTCAATGGATTCAGTGATTTGATAGACTAGACACTTAATTCCTCTAGGATTTCATGAAGTTAAAAATGGTTATGGAGGTGAAATGTGCATATattcagttgttgttgttgttatctATTCCATTATCTGGTCCAATATgttgttaaataattttttcccaaaagtgcgacttatactccagtgcgacatgtatatgattttttttgcctttattaCGCAGTTTTTGGCATCTGCGACTTATATTCtagagcgacttatagtccagaaacTGCGTTAACTGTTTTTCCCAGTTAATAGTTGCACTATTTTAGCTTGACTGTTGAAGCTACTTCAGAGTTAAATGACAAAAGaaggttaataaaataaaaatagggatCAAACTGGACCTCTATatctggctttaaaaaaaaaaaaaagttttattaaagTATCCGATTGGGACTATCAGCAATGTATTAACAGACCGTAATCAGATGggggaccaaaaaaaaacctgaaagggACCATCCCTAAATTTCATCATCCAACACCCCAATGGACAGAATAGTTTGCTTATAACAAAATAATTCGTCATAGcgtcttattttgaaggacacTGAGACACACAGGAAGAGATATAAGCATACATAAATATAACATTGCTAAAATGTTAACTGCCCTTTAGTATAGACCTTGATCTGGGCTGTACTTACATTTGCGCCATAACAGCAGTCAAAGAATGCGTCAAAGAATACAAAAAGGTTTTAGACAATTCTACCAAAtggtgacacacacacacacacaaacacacacacaaaaaaaaggttctttcattttcaaattaaaaattgtGCTGGCTCAATGATGAATTCAGCGACCGGCGTCTTGCTTGGCCCATAACTCCACAGGAGTCGGGCTCTGAATGCGATAATTACGAAGGAAACCGCCCGGATAATAGTCTCACTTTTTACACATATTGAACACTCGCCGCGTAAATTAAAAGGTCAAATTTgaatttctgcaaagcagcaaacATCGTTTCTGCTCCGGCAGACTGAAGACCACAACTCagtcccccacccccaccccagagAATTTTGCCTGACCGCCTCATTTTCCTGCTCACAGCCAGACCCATCAATTACAGTCGGCTCTGGAGGGGTTTGAGGGGAATATGTGGAGCAGTGGTACCTCATGGTGGTGTGCTGGTTTGGGGGCAGCAGGCTGTAGCAGGGCTGCATGCCGGCGACCGGGGTGGGCTGGCAGGACACGAAGATGGGCTGCTGGTACGACTGCTGAGGAACAGAAGCAAAGCGGCTGGTTTCAATAAAGCATCTAACATTTTGAATCCACGTTTGTTTGGTTTCGAGCTCTTAAtttgaacatttgttttctgaatGAAAAGAATGCTGTAAAACACCTGATAGGACTGCATTGGGGGGTACGGGACCATCATGCCTTGCACCTGGTTGGCCATATTGCTTTGCTGGTTGCCGGTGAGAGCGAGGCCGGGCGCCGCCTGCATGCCCAGTACGGTCTGGTAGCTGGAGGCGGGGTTTGGCATCAGGGCTTGTTGTGCTGAGGAGAGACGAGAGGAAAGGCCTGACATGAAGCGGGATGATGGCAGAACCGGGACGACAAATCAAGACTCTGCAGCCGATTGGGTTCGCGAGAAACCAGAAAGTCAATACATTTGATTTAGCTGGCAGCCGCTTCAACCTGCGGCGCGAGCAGCAATCCAcggggaacaaaaaaaaaaaaactcttcaatGAGACATCTCATTCCAACAGTACTTATTAAAAACCCATTTAGAGAGGGCCGAGACAATTATACTAAAGACGAAGGAAAGACGCGCTCCAAATGGCGGCGCCGGCTCCCGACCGCAGGCGAGAGGCAAATCAGACACTTAAATGTCAAGGTGACAAAAAGAGACATTTGGAAATACTTTCCCtggtgacacacacacacacacacacacacacacacacacagacacacaaagctaGCAGCTGACAAAAGGAGAGGACGTCCTTTTGTGAAGGTGTCTTTACAGGCGGCTGCTCTGGGAGACAAAAGTACAAGGAGACAATGAAAGAGAGGAACCAGCAGGCTGCGCTATTTTTACCCTCCTTCAGCCAGCGTGTAACGATATCACACGCCATTCCACTCCGGCGGGCTGCGGGCGCGGACGCCCGTAAGGTGATGGAAGTGAGGGGCGGGAAAAGAGACCGGTTCACTGTGAGATTCGTAGCGGCCTCTCAGACAGCGTCCCGGCCCCGCGTCCCGCCCCTTGGACACTTTTTCGCATCAAAGCGTGAACCGATTCTTCCACTGGCGGGCTGGCTTTACCCACAGAGCCTCGGCGCCTTCTGGAGTTAGCACAAAGTCGCACTTTTTCCTCGCCGCTTCCTTCAGAAATAATGGCCGTTCTTCGCCTTTGTGGGTCAGCTTCATTTGTCCGCGTCAGATTCCCGGTCTCCCAGCGGGGGACGCCACATTTGCGGCTTCCAGATGACAGAACTGTGCCGCAGCCATTTCCAGAGACATATGGGCGGCGCCGTGAGCTCGGGCCACAACTGGAAGAAGCTCCGTGCAGTTAAGGAGcggcgtgcgtgtgtgtgtaacaGCTAACAACCTCAGGTCGTGTCGTGGGAGAGGAAGAAAGGAAAGGGAAACTCAATAAACTGGTGGATGACTCCCAGGGAGACGTCTGAACCGGCACGAGAAACAAAAACACGGTGGAAAAAGAGGAACGTTTGTCCTCGAGTTGAGCCGCGGCGGCCGGCGCCCTTTTGTGAGAAACCAAAGGGAGTCGTCCGAGAGCTCAAAGAGGAAACGTTTTTCCAAATATGAACCATGACAAGACGGCGAGGCCGAGCGTTCCCCCCCGAACAACACGAAGCGGCGGAGACTCTGACTCATTAAAAGCCGCTTTGATTCGTCTGCGGCTGGTTCAAAGCTCCCTCAGATCGTTTGTAGTTTCCGTTCGGAGCGGAACGCGGcgggaggaaggagaggaaccCGCTGCCGTTTGCTCTCCAAGCGTGCGACTTTGAACTGGATTTAGACCAATCAAAGGAGCCATTAGGAAGCCGGCGTCTGTGTGGCGCGTGTGGGCTGCTGCCCCTCCGTCCTGACACAAATCGACCGTACCTTGTTGCTGGGGCAGGTTCTGGCTCTGCGGGCAGTTGTAGGGCGGGGGGTTGGTGGGGGGCCGGTAGTGCTGCTGCTGATGGGAGCAGTGTGGATGGTGGCCCGAGGCGCAGTAACACGAGGAAATCTGCTGGAGAAAGCAAAGATTTGTGAAGGGGAAccatcaggaaaacaaaaatcggGACGCCATGTCCCAGCACGAGTGTGGGAGGGGTGGGTCACCTGCTGCACCGGCTGCTGGATGTAGGTGTGCTGTTGGAGCAGCGGCTGGTTGAGCGGCGCTGCGGAGAACACCGCCGAGTTGGAGCTGGGGTAGGCGTGGTTGGGGGCTTGCCCCGGGAGTTGGACGGGCACGCCCCCTGATGGGCCCGCCACCATGTAGCCGGTCATCTGCTGCGGCGCGGCCCCCTGCAGGACCATGGGCGACGGGTGGGAGCCGTACATGGGGGGATAGTGCCGGCCTTCTGGGGTAGAGGCGGCGCCGTCCCCGGGCGGCTGCTGCGCCAGAGTCATGTGACTGAACTGGGCACTGAGGACTTCAGGCTGAAGGAAAGACACGTGTGTGGCGTGAAACACGACAAACCTCAACAGCTGGAGCTTTCACTGGATGAAAACTATAACTTTAAAGGTTTGATATTAAGGTGTGGTAAGACAAACGCCATATAAACGCCTCCATTTGACCCCCCACAGAGAACCGCAATGATTTATCAATGACCTCAGCTTAaaattttttgctgccattctAATGTTTTAACATGGAAACTACCGTTATTTTTAACTCCtattcaacaaaaaaatcatgctaAATCCTAATTATTTTCCTTCTCTGAGGCTAAAGGCCAATTTGGTCCAAACACAACAAGGTTTAAACAAACTGCGTCCGATCTGTGTCCACTCTCGAGTGAATTATTCATCCGTGTCAGCGGCGAACGCTGGTCCGGGGGTCGTCTCTGACACGTTGTTGGAAAACTTGTGCTTTCAGTCATGGATTATGCAGCGCTAACATCTGGTGATGAATTAAATATTAATGGAACTTTCCAGAAGCATAATTAGCCGCAGAGGCATGTCTTTCGCTCAAACCAGGTCAGAAATGAGGTTAAGCGGATGCGTGATCTACATATGAGCGCAGAGCCTCCTGCTGAACCTTTTGCTGCAGAAAACCGCCCGGTGATGGGGGCAAAGTGCCTAAAAAGGGTTCAAAGTAGCAGTTCATGACTTTACTGTGCCCAGTTTTCCTTCTTTTGGAGtttaattcattcataaatCCAGTTTTAACAGGGTAAATGCTAAAACACATCTATCAAAGTGGAGCTCAGACTGCGGAGGTTTTGGATAATTCAAACAAAAGTGATGGAAAATCCTTCAACTACATGATTTAGGTGGAAAGGAAAAACGGAGGAAAGGGGTTCTGTACCACTGTGTATTGTTGGGTAGAACAGACGGGCAGGAACTGAGAAgagtgaagaggaggaggaggaggaagaggatagGAAATCGTTGGGTGGAAGGTCTCCGAGGACGGCTGGAGAGCAGCGCCGATCGGCTGAGGAGTCAGGAAGATGTAGAAAAGGACAGCAGATGACAAACGGGAAAACGCCGGGAGCTCCGATTGTGAGCTGACGTGGATCGCCCTGAATTCaaccacttcactttttaactCTTAAATTGGTCAAATTGTGGGGGGAGGGGCTTGGCGTCAGCAGCCAATCGTGGCAGCTCCAGTCTCAGAGGGTTAGGAAACACTAGCAGATGAATTGAGTCTCCATGACTTAGAGGTTAGTAGTGTGGAGTCTTGAGGTGTTGAGACACTCACCTGGGGGTAAAAGTGTTGCTGGGGCGCAGCAGGGAGTGGCTGCGGTGGGCTTTTCCCTTGCTGCTGGAGCCGGCCGGCGGCCGGGGCAACGCCGGCCGGGTTATAAACCACGGCGCTGCCGTCGGGGTGGACGAAGGGCTTGCctgagaaaatgaaaatcatAAATTCAAATGTCCGGTCCTGAAGGCGGAGGACACTCTGCTCTGAGGAGAGCTTCCACCCCAAAAGGAACAACCCTGGACCCTCTGCACGACGGCGTGCTGCGCTCACGATACAACATTTACAGATCCGGCCCATCTGCTGGCTGCATCTCGATCTGTTCGCTTCAGTCTGACGACTCATTTGATAGACAGACAGAGCGAAACCTCGCGCCAAAATGCAGCTCTGCCTCAAACGCATGAATATTCAtggaaaccacaaataaagACTTTTCGCTGCATTTTCGTGTCTTAAAACCTAAAGCTGCCTCACGCACCTGTGTGTGGATTGAGCAGAACGCTGCCAGGAGGAATCCCTGAGGCTTCGAGCGGGAACACGTAGTAGTTGGTTGTGTCGGCGGCTGTTGGGTGAGGCGGGAGGCTTTTGGTGGCGTCCAAATGTGCGGCGCCTCTGCTGTCAGCGGCGGGGTGGATCAAGGGAGTGCTGTGGACACCGGGCCTGGACGAGGCCGGCGCCGGGAGAGGCAGCTGGGGGCGGGACAGCGAGCTGGAAGAGGAGCCGACGCTGCTGCAGGACTCGGAACCTGAAGGAAAGGGCAGGAGGCCGAGCGTCAGCTGCAGCCTGACCTTCACAGGAGAACCTCTAGGAGTCTGACAGCAGCATCCTCGGGGTTACTAGGGCTCTTTCCACCCAGTTACATGTCTAAGTGGTCTTCTGTTCTGGCTTCTAGTGGTTTTATTAAACTCAGAACATGGAAAGAGCTAAAACATGATTTTGTCTGAATCCTCGAACCTCACATTAGTTTccgaagaaaattaaaaagaaatttccaGACTATTAAGGGGTCACCGCCCTgaaatctttgtaaaaaaacaaaaaaaaacatattttatccCTTAAAGACAGacaaatccctttttttcttttttacatttctgatgatgacattttaaggaaaactaaatatttatttattcaagtcatgaatcaagagcagacaaaaacaaaaagttgttcaaaaaagatcgtatttatGATGTTGAGGCTACAATGGGCGGGCTCCAAACtacctgctccgctccattctgacggATCCATTTGTggagtctttgtttttctcgtcggCGCTTAATTCTGGCtaaaactggacggctggatagctccgatttggctcgccatttttgtcgcacctctaatgttaggttgggattgtgaggggctgtaagctagcggtagaGCGTGTAAATGATCTAAATTCCTTCCCTACGCCTACATTTAACCGTCCAAACGGAGAGAGATGGAAAAATTGTGTCTTTGAATTCGGACGGCACCACCCCTtgatgaaatcatcaatattTGCCGGTCATCTACGTTCATAGCATCGGCTTTAAACCTTTGTAAAGTTCTAAAGTACATGTAgccttctgtgcttcagagcacagcCACATGAGCGGTACCGCACTTACACcttaagaaaaaaacgtttttggacAGCACTGCCCCTTTGAATGCTCTTTCAAATGGAGGAGTAGGGATCAGATTTGACCAAAGACTTCACAGCAATGGGAAGAGGGGGCTGGGTCTCTCCGCGCCACAATTCAAGGGTTTTAACgaactacagccgctctgcaggaactatgccCTAGTaaacaacagctgttttttgtttattttgactaaaaacggcataaatcATAGTTAAAGACTTAAAGACTTAACGACTGCGGCTTtgacagaagcagcagaaagaaagaaagaaagcagagcAGGTCAGAGCTCAGCTCTGCCGCAGCCTGCAGAATTTGGGATGTCAGCCACTCGGGTTGCAAATGTTTCATAGTGTGGAGTAAGCAGTTGAGCTAACTTCATCTCAGCTGCACTTTGCTGCACTTACACTTCTACATTATGCAGCAGTGCCTCACTGCTGGCTGTCATTGTTCTGCAGCTGGCAGCGTTCTGTTTATTTGCTCTGCTCTGTTACTTAGTGTTGACAGCAGACCTGCTGCAGGACAGTAAACGTGGTCTGAGAGCCTGTGATAATGGAGGTGCAGGAGGGGACGCTCTTCTTCTCCTTGCCTGTTTTGGATAGCCTCCCGGTGCTCTTGCTGCTGGCCGTGCTGTCCCCTCGGATCAGGCCGGGCGAGATGCCGCTGAAGCTGCTGGCTTTGGTGATGGCGGGCCGCGGGGCGAGCCGGTTGGAGCTGTCAGAGCTGTCGGTGCTACTCCACGGCCGCGGCTCGCCGGGGCGTGGCAGTGTGTCTGTCTCGGAGCTGCTCTGCCTGCTGGCACCGGACTGACCGGCGCGTAACCTGGTGACCAAAGAATTCCCACTGGTCATCTATGATGCAGAATGACCATTTGTATTCGTTTCCTTCAGTGATTTGCATCTCAGCTTTAACCCTTAAGCTCTCTACACTCCAGGCATGTGATGCAGATTTAAGAACACGCTAAGCGcatgtttagcccatggtgctAGCTTCAACTTTCAACGAGAGTTCAACGTCTGTGCGTATTtttacgtagagcccaaaaaaggTCCTAAAAATTCGACTAGCTATACGTGAACATGAGTCGGAAATGCACGCTTACgtaaacttttcattgaaagtagcAGCTTAAGCGCGTGTTGCCGACGGCACCTAAATCGGAGACCCGTCTACGCAAGTCTACGTAATCGCGCGTAAATGATTCTGAGGTCAAAGCTCTCGCATTCGCGCGTCGCTAAGCAACTTTTCAAGTCCCTCTTCGGGctccatgtaaaaaaacacGCAGCCACTGAACGCGTGTCagaagttaaaccagttgaacttagATCAAGCTCCGTACACTCCATGGGTAGCATCTTTTTTCAGACTCGGAAGTGCCAGCTTTTTGGAATCTCATCATGGAGGACGAATTAGTAATTGTGGTTTGGATCAAGATTTTGATGCCGCTTTGACGTTTTGCACCAAGCCACCTCCAGTCCAATCTGAACAGCGTATGCCAAAACCCTGTTCAAGAAATCCCGTTCAGCGCGTTCTTGAAGGCCGTTcgcatgcctggtgtgaaccaACATGAGGGTTAACTGGCTCTGAAACGTCATGTCTCTTTCTCAGACGGCAGAAATTTGTCCTCAGATCAGCATAGCTGCTCGAGAGCGATTGAGAAGGGATTCCGATTGGAGCGTTTTTACTACTGAAGCGACGGGGGCGGACCCACCTGAACATTTGGCGCCTCTGCTGGGAACTCAGGCAGGAGTTTTCATCCAGAGCGCTGAAGGGAGGATGGAGACGTTAAAAACTCCAGACTCATTTTTCCTTATTTGCAgaggaaattgaaaaaaacaacaaaaggttgCACTCACCCTCTGTCGATTATGAAGTGGTCTCCCTGTGGGTGAAAGGAGAAACGACGTCAActttcaaacaaaaacccacatcTTGACTTTAAAGTCGCGTCAGATTTTTTGGAAACCGGCATCAGCGGCTCGTAGCAGGAAATCAACTGAATTTGCACATGAATAGACGTGACACAAAGATTTGtgaaacgcccccccccccccccccctcccccgccgCCCACACAAACAGCTCTCACATCATGTGCGAAAATCCTTTCTCGGGCTCTCTGGTActcctcctccctctcctcCATCGATTTGCTCCTCTTGTCAGCTTTCAAGCGCATTCGAATCTGGCAAGGACACACGCAGACAGACAGGCTCGTCTTTAGCAGCTATGTCAGGGACGCCAGATTGTCCCACGCTCACAAACATGTCATAAATGAAAGAGACAGCTTGGTGAAGGGTGGGGTGGGTGGgtttaactaaaagaaaaaaaaagaaaaaaagacaaataaaaaaaacccaccatgCTGTCGTCCCGATCAAAGCTGGAGTTGTCTCGTTTGAGAATGTAACGTTTCTGAAAATCGTCCACCCTGTCATCGCTGATGTGCTCGGAGAATTTCTGATCAGgtctgtggaggaggaggaggaggagatgggGGGGGAAATCACAAAAGCTTCATTTACTGCAGAAGCTGACAGCAGCATATGTTAACCAGCCTCCTCATGGACGGATGGCAGCGCAGCATCCTCCTCCGCCGATGGGATGCCGGCCGACTCACATTCGAGTGTTGGTGGTTTTGTTGATCACCACCGATTTCCCGCTCGGGTCCACCTTGTGGTCCATGCCGAAGTACGCCGCCACGCGGTGCAGCAGCATTCTGTGGTAGGACGTCATGGGGGGGAACTTCCTCTTTTGGCTCCTGCAGAGACAACACCGTTTCTCCTTTTAGGCCAAACCTTTTCATtcggtaaatgttttttaagcatCCAATGAAAGGCGTCCGACTTCAAACGACCCGCTTCAGTGTTTGTTGAGCGGAGGCTGAACGTCTTACTCGTTATTGCTGATGAAATCCAGGATGTCCTGTTCCAGCTTCAGTAGCATGATTCGATCcctgaggagagaaaaaaaagacaaatctgagATCCGGGATTAGCAGAAGATCACGTTTGTTATTGGAACCGTCAAAATGAGCCGATCCAGATAATCTCAGAGCAAATGAATcccaaaaactttaaaggagACAAGCGTCAActcttttctttcaaataaatTTTAATGGGGTGTTCCTGTCCTCAAACTGATTTAAACAGAAGTTAAATATGAAAGTTCTAAGAACCTTTTTACTTGTGTTTCACTTTTACCCAATGGCTGTAGAACATAGACAAAACTTGTGGTCgcagatgttttttatttagttctGATGCAAAAAGGCACAGACAgtttgaacaacaaaaaaaaaaaactgatctgCACCTGTTTTGATGATCGTATGGAGGCGTGGCTTCTCTTCCACGGCTACACGGAGGAGTGACTTTAGCACATTGTAGCTAACATGTTAAGTCATGAAGTCCCATGACGTTCATTGGTTCAGGACATCACTGTACATGAGAATTGATTCTTAACTGATATAACAAGATAAAGGGAGCAACAGCCTGATTGATGCACCTTCAAGTTAGTTTTACTGTGAAGAAAGTACTTTTCCTCTATTTGAAAAGGAGCTTTTTAACAAAACgttgttttgatattttctgGCCCAAATCTTGTAAAATTGCAGTTAGGAGACacgacagaaaaacaaatatattaaagAAACAAACCCCAATATGCAGGCACACATACATTGAACCCCTTTTAAAGTTCAaccacataaataaaaacatttaaaaaaaatgtaacttttttaaattttgtgttgcagttttaccctttttatttccttctttcGGTTACAGTATTTTTGGGCCATAAGATCCAGTGGATTTTAGGAGACATTAAGCAAAACACCCATTTACTTCTATttgactacactacccagaatgcctagagACGCCAAGAGTCAGGCAATTGGTCAGAGAGATTGATGGGAAGTTTTGTTGTTCTTCCTATTTAACCTGCAATAATCAGCTTTTGCAAAGAGAAGAAGTTTATTGACAATGACTCAACATAGTTCAGGTGTTAAACAATATTCTCGCTTTTTCAGTTCATTATGTTGAAGCACTGTATGTATCACTCCGCCAGGTagctgactacagtacccatgatgctccaacaatccatcaggGCAGCTTTGTAGTTCATTTAAATCGTACTGAAACATCTGGACAGATTTTGAATTGCTGTGTACCACAGAAAACCAAGTTCCGggttaaaacaaccaaaattcATACATAAAGTATATCCTCGATTTTTCAGAAAACCTTAGaattttaagtgtgccttatagtccaaaaaataCGTCAAATAAACAGTCTAAAACTGGTTTTCAGGATGGTTTTAATGGAGCAGA
The sequence above is drawn from the Oryzias latipes chromosome 2, ASM223467v1 genome and encodes:
- the LOC101156720 gene encoding R3H domain-containing protein 1 isoform X3, translating into MRMSDIANTETMKVSEAAERLTSAKDNASNSEASEPSQSCRDEHDGSSNKQPVKHSKSSTRLKLVRSLAVCEESLPCPIPEPPAAPQKTFENEERGAKDQAEEESSCDKVHKPEKAPRKMLSRDSSQDYTDSTGIDLHEFLVNTLKSNPRDRIMLLKLEQDILDFISNNESQKRKFPPMTSYHRMLLHRVAAYFGMDHKVDPSGKSVVINKTTNTRIPDQKFSEHISDDRVDDFQKRYILKRDNSSFDRDDSMIRMRLKADKRSKSMEEREEEYQRARERIFAHDGDHFIIDRGALDENSCLSSQQRRQMFRLRAGQSGASRQSSSETDTLPRPGEPRPWSSTDSSDSSNRLAPRPAITKASSFSGISPGLIRGDSTASSKSTGRLSKTGSESCSSVGSSSSSLSRPQLPLPAPASSRPGVHSTPLIHPAADSRGAAHLDATKSLPPHPTAADTTNYYVFPLEASGIPPGSVLLNPHTGKPFVHPDGSAVVYNPAGVAPAAGRLQQQGKSPPQPLPAAPQQHFYPQPIGAALQPSSETFHPTISYPLPPPPPLHSSQFLPVCSTQQYTVPEVLSAQFSHMTLAQQPPGDGAASTPEGRHYPPMYGSHPSPMVLQGAAPQQMTGYMVAGPSGGVPVQLPGQAPNHAYPSSNSAVFSAAPLNQPLLQQHTYIQQPVQQQISSCYCASGHHPHCSHQQQHYRPPTNPPPYNCPQSQNLPQQQAQQALMPNPASSYQTVLGMQAAPGLALTGNQQSNMANQVQGMMVPYPPMQSYQSYQQPIFVSCQPTPVAGMQPCYSLLPPNQHTTMSSTVSFLPGPVMEQLQFSQTSSPCISQQHPGQQYAGLLPPAPGGMVMLQMTGPPYQQHRAPSPCQRKPAGHKQPGPEQPRGRRPAEMPPPADGNAQSSLPSSPALTPSPCPPLSIKGFPVVSHQLPPTFCHTGQGEAHYSLLGQPVQYKPSIRGPLIHATHMVTKHQGPLGVWRSSQGRKASRKPLSSDLSVSGAGNGKAGGRLELS